The following proteins come from a genomic window of Methanothermobacter thermautotrophicus:
- a CDS encoding UvrD-helicase domain-containing protein: protein MTGEIQLTDEQRRAVEHFTGPLLVVAGPGAGKTRIIVERVAHLIDERGVEPSSLVVITFTRKAADELKERIIKRVGGRAEEMQISTIHSFCNRILRMYPDHHSLGSNFHVMDEENQLMFIYEHRDQLGLSNLQRERFPLIQAFFSECQENMVDPETLSQHYRSKGAGRLERVAAEAYQRYLDLMDETGLLDFAGMQWRVVRLLENDRKVLDDLRSRYRFLMVDEYQDTNQIQERFLELLAGEECNLFAVGDEDQSIYGFRGSTPENFLGFQKKYGAEFVMLERNFRSVPSIVDVTQRFMDGYRKYPKDIRPVRDSENRVFILDNPTHQDEPSNVVGIIRALVDSGVIPHQGYVTLLFRSVKHDAVEIMNELRREGIPFNVYGEGGFFDREEILCITHLLHHTRNERRKIVRKLKYEHLEGEFMDLTPGSVNLILDMDEEELRGLREHREFREAGFTDPDDIRKLVALNRLIDSDLGVLERYYEILELTEYPHRLLERGDDESREKLYNLARFSSLIKDYERISLEPGVEGLMEFIRMAMSGRIKKYDQILLDNPYSVNIMTMHRAKGLEFPVVIICSVFNGKFPRKVRERSELELPEELRRSTMRTDEIEERRLFYVGMTRAQDMLIVSATKNHRGRIGYSEFIEDLIKTSRITSDRLGRIDPEDARIEIIKNSCQVEDIETREIFRISFTELNTYLTCPFRYMLLYEYGFDVPSTRDQLYGIAVHECLRRINRRLMRGETVTDDYLQELASHALRDIEMSPDGFRAFISKLKRYLEEIRGRALEIVSAEKPFSIMKDGFMITGQTDLIIRNHDGGLELVDFKSMSGSGIHARDIELQLGVYRHALDLDFDGFLAYTFEDSEWHLIEPAADIEGLLEDVAERIRREEFPPRENNLCSLCIFRSICTYINGRQEAGAGGEAEDLRRAFMDLDPHDMDGYVEAMERIMGYLRNSHDPEVRARAADYLGEAGDAVALDVLREALNDPGEGVRIAARRAIERLKKAQRALKEDYQTLICGRDLFKPKKIHTPEGQFVVCRVCGHSKFLEDGVREVVGIIGDEEYSWRQEDRLFISMWDEESKRARNADIDVLWVTDSGDMDYGWAINAVYQRLKNDVTRAKPLSEIPVILRGDPEIGEEEMDILQRFGEVRYG, encoded by the coding sequence ATGACAGGGGAGATTCAGCTCACAGATGAACAGCGCAGAGCAGTTGAACACTTCACAGGTCCCCTCCTGGTGGTCGCAGGGCCCGGGGCAGGGAAGACCAGGATCATAGTGGAGAGGGTCGCCCACCTCATAGATGAGAGGGGTGTTGAACCATCATCCCTGGTCGTAATAACCTTCACCAGGAAGGCTGCAGATGAACTGAAGGAGAGGATAATCAAGCGTGTGGGTGGAAGGGCTGAGGAGATGCAGATATCAACCATACACTCCTTCTGCAACCGCATACTCCGCATGTACCCGGACCACCACTCCCTCGGCTCAAACTTCCATGTCATGGATGAGGAGAACCAGCTCATGTTCATATACGAGCACAGGGACCAGCTGGGGCTCAGCAATCTGCAGAGGGAGAGATTCCCCCTCATCCAGGCCTTCTTCAGCGAGTGCCAGGAGAACATGGTCGACCCTGAAACCCTGAGCCAGCACTATAGAAGTAAAGGTGCAGGGAGGCTGGAGAGGGTCGCTGCAGAGGCCTACCAGAGGTACCTCGACCTCATGGATGAGACTGGACTCCTTGACTTTGCAGGGATGCAGTGGAGGGTCGTCCGGCTCCTTGAAAATGACAGGAAGGTGCTGGATGACCTCAGGTCAAGGTACAGGTTCCTGATGGTGGACGAGTACCAGGACACCAACCAGATACAGGAGAGGTTCCTTGAACTACTTGCGGGAGAGGAATGCAACCTCTTCGCTGTTGGAGACGAAGACCAGAGCATCTACGGCTTCAGGGGATCCACACCCGAGAACTTCCTGGGCTTCCAGAAGAAGTACGGTGCAGAGTTCGTCATGCTTGAGAGGAACTTCAGGTCTGTCCCCAGCATAGTCGACGTCACCCAGAGGTTCATGGATGGCTACCGGAAGTACCCCAAGGACATAAGGCCGGTCAGGGACTCAGAGAACAGGGTCTTCATACTGGACAACCCCACCCACCAGGATGAGCCATCCAACGTGGTGGGAATAATAAGGGCCCTCGTTGACAGCGGCGTAATACCACACCAGGGCTACGTGACCCTCCTATTCAGGAGCGTGAAGCACGATGCAGTGGAGATAATGAATGAACTCCGGAGGGAGGGGATACCCTTCAATGTATACGGTGAGGGAGGCTTCTTTGACCGGGAGGAGATACTCTGCATCACACACCTCCTCCACCACACCCGGAATGAGAGGAGGAAGATAGTCAGAAAACTGAAATACGAACACCTTGAGGGCGAGTTCATGGACCTGACCCCCGGCAGCGTCAACCTCATCCTGGACATGGATGAGGAGGAGCTAAGGGGCCTCAGGGAGCACAGGGAATTCAGGGAGGCAGGATTCACAGACCCCGATGACATCAGGAAACTTGTGGCCCTCAACAGACTCATCGACAGCGACCTCGGAGTACTTGAGAGGTACTATGAGATCCTTGAACTGACAGAGTACCCCCACAGGCTCCTTGAGAGGGGTGATGATGAGTCAAGGGAGAAGCTCTACAACCTGGCAAGGTTCAGCTCACTCATAAAGGACTACGAGCGCATATCCCTGGAGCCAGGCGTGGAGGGCCTCATGGAGTTCATAAGGATGGCCATGTCGGGTAGAATCAAAAAGTACGACCAGATACTCCTTGATAACCCCTACTCAGTCAACATAATGACAATGCACAGGGCCAAGGGCCTCGAGTTCCCGGTGGTCATAATATGCTCTGTATTCAACGGGAAATTCCCCAGGAAGGTCCGGGAGAGGAGTGAACTCGAACTACCCGAGGAACTCCGTAGGAGCACCATGAGGACTGATGAGATCGAGGAGAGGCGCCTCTTCTATGTGGGGATGACCCGGGCCCAGGACATGCTCATAGTATCAGCAACCAAAAACCACAGGGGCCGGATCGGTTACTCGGAGTTCATAGAGGATCTCATCAAAACTTCAAGGATAACCAGTGACAGGCTGGGGAGGATAGACCCAGAGGATGCCAGGATAGAGATCATAAAGAACAGCTGCCAGGTTGAGGACATTGAAACCAGGGAGATCTTCAGGATCAGCTTCACAGAGCTCAACACCTACCTCACCTGCCCCTTCAGGTACATGCTGCTCTATGAGTACGGATTCGACGTCCCCTCAACCAGGGACCAGCTCTACGGTATAGCGGTCCATGAGTGCCTCCGGAGGATAAACAGGCGCCTGATGCGTGGCGAGACCGTGACAGATGATTACCTTCAGGAACTGGCATCACATGCACTCAGGGACATCGAAATGTCCCCTGATGGATTCAGGGCATTCATATCAAAACTAAAACGCTACCTTGAGGAGATAAGGGGCCGCGCATTAGAGATAGTCTCTGCAGAGAAGCCCTTCAGCATAATGAAGGACGGCTTCATGATAACTGGTCAGACAGACCTCATCATAAGGAACCATGACGGTGGCCTGGAGCTCGTGGACTTCAAGTCAATGTCAGGGTCGGGCATCCATGCAAGGGACATCGAACTCCAGCTGGGAGTGTACAGGCACGCCCTGGACCTTGACTTCGACGGCTTCCTGGCCTACACCTTTGAGGATTCAGAATGGCACCTGATAGAACCGGCAGCAGACATCGAGGGGCTCCTTGAGGACGTGGCTGAGAGGATAAGGCGGGAGGAGTTCCCTCCAAGGGAGAACAATCTCTGCAGTCTCTGCATATTCCGCTCCATCTGCACCTACATCAATGGAAGACAGGAGGCAGGAGCCGGTGGTGAGGCAGAGGACCTCAGGAGGGCCTTCATGGACCTTGACCCTCATGACATGGATGGATACGTGGAGGCCATGGAGAGGATCATGGGGTACCTCAGAAACTCCCATGACCCTGAGGTGAGGGCGCGGGCCGCTGATTACCTTGGAGAGGCAGGGGATGCCGTGGCCCTTGATGTGCTGAGGGAGGCCCTCAATGACCCTGGGGAGGGGGTCAGGATAGCTGCCAGGAGGGCCATTGAGAGGTTGAAAAAGGCTCAGAGGGCTCTTAAGGAGGATTATCAGACCCTCATATGCGGGAGGGACCTGTTCAAACCCAAAAAGATCCACACCCCGGAGGGCCAGTTCGTGGTCTGCCGTGTCTGCGGCCACTCAAAATTCCTTGAGGATGGAGTAAGGGAGGTTGTGGGCATAATAGGTGATGAGGAATACTCATGGAGGCAGGAAGACAGGTTATTCATCAGCATGTGGGACGAGGAATCTAAGAGGGCGAGAAATGCTGACATAGACGTCCTCTGGGTTACTGATTCAGGGGATATGGACTATGGGTGGGCCATAAACGCGGTGTACCAGAGACTCAAAAACGATGTGACAAGGGCAAAGCCCCTCAGCGAGATACCCGTGATACTAAGGGGAGACCCTGAGATAGGTGAGGAGGAGATGGATATACTCCAGAGGTTTGGAGAGGTAAGGTATGGCTAG
- a CDS encoding cobaltochelatase subunit CobN — MALVAVILTVSLAGTVSAAEVTGHVREIYNETSGTYTTLENALPVRNATVTIIHNGSVLNETHTAPDGSYRINFNDTFPAVVQIKYSSYRTATYTINGSCTINHTFMPDIAIISSVPEKGRILKSMNNRRIIYHDMWDPSSAANDWIMEYVNFAYLDMAMPGTGWGDSWYPYLLRSPANQRNMIAAAFGYPTDTDSDPWGGTGLNLLGGTPGNDTADTIENTYIASYYALASGTAARENLENMVRYIQYLMGETTFNPVENGQGPVMASPDWGLYHPDRGVMSVSATREQIRAWIEGNPGFIPPYDSLRWIDQNFSSWAENQRADLYRNFENWYSANKNITGPFIVVVSYGPSATVDALIREAERQGRAAFNLYQGATSPAVSSLLEELTLGVNGKGPLNRNISAVISLYSWSLNYANLPSGGALSELERINLPVLKAVQLYSNSSLTNPMGAQYEWTWQVTIPGFEGVFSPVVVSYTDSSQNEVVVQSGVQKMVKLADAWARLRELENSEKKIAVILYSYPPGKDGFTASYLDVFRSLHELLVKLNESGYRVERIPSPEELYTIVSEFGNKGTWAQPLLERYVSEHRRELEARGQLLDIQRYLEWFNALPEKLRSEVISRWGQPPGNIMTVNGSIVIPGLMLGNIFITVQPARGWDEVTDYHNPYLPPHHQYLAFYRWIDEVLGADAMVHLGTHGTLEFLPGRMIGLMEDDWPFQLTSLPNIYPYIVSNPGEGMVAKDRSGALIIDHMTPAMVQSGLYGALIEIHDLIHQYENALKVGNNQILPALESRIKTEASEMGFNMTGNFTEALERLHLSLHEIESDIIPLGLHSLGRVLEGDELLEEVLTIASSRSDLLENIRKQLYPGLPAYTEMLKDPLRYSDEIASVKNLARLWIGSIINGTVPSGINATDLEFINDTIMKIRGNTEWQSILAALSGGFIRPGLAGDPAWCDVLPTGANFYSTNPRKMPTRAAWETAVRIVDSMLAEYYQKHGSFPELIGMVMWGTELLRTDGIAIAEFLYLLGVKPQWNSNGDVNPAPVLMNASELMITVNGTRIPRPRIDVFVTAVTGNQLWIDLMNKAVELAASASDTENYVKKHYSECGSLDRVFGLRGLVLEGTGVSDMTPATSRWNTSSELADVYLSRVSYAWRSTPGGVDIQQNRGTFQYLLGKVNLVTQNLDSTWRLMDTDDYYDWFGGMVLASRHLGGNPDTALIDIRNRNTVTVRTVAEEIELEIRSQLLNPKYMDSLLNSPSGWLEYASRYKNVFGIAVTTGSVSNELWDQLARNLLSDRFRASGGYEATATQSMIAWVLEAARRNIWSADGSLVRDLANRYIELAGEYGVVCCHHTCANIVFNNWVVKVSSLNQASLKKFAAALAAATGKSIDVPGSDGSQPGSANDGSGVGETGKPDSGSAGSAGSSSSGSASTSSSDAAGESSSSEGRESGKAYEVSASNSSGSAESQVPLYAILGVVALVLLVGFGYFRGK, encoded by the coding sequence ATGGCACTGGTTGCAGTGATACTCACAGTCTCACTCGCAGGAACTGTCAGTGCAGCTGAGGTGACAGGACACGTCAGGGAGATCTACAATGAAACATCAGGGACATACACAACCCTTGAAAATGCGCTGCCAGTCAGAAACGCCACTGTAACCATAATACATAATGGATCGGTCCTCAATGAAACACATACAGCGCCGGATGGTTCATACAGAATCAACTTCAACGACACATTCCCTGCGGTTGTCCAGATAAAGTATTCCAGCTACAGGACAGCCACCTACACCATCAACGGCTCATGCACCATCAACCACACCTTCATGCCAGATATAGCCATAATAAGTTCGGTTCCAGAGAAGGGCCGCATCCTCAAATCAATGAACAACCGGAGGATAATCTACCATGACATGTGGGATCCATCATCAGCGGCAAACGACTGGATAATGGAGTACGTGAACTTCGCCTACCTGGACATGGCCATGCCCGGGACAGGATGGGGCGACTCATGGTACCCCTACCTCCTCAGGAGCCCTGCAAACCAGAGGAACATGATAGCAGCGGCCTTTGGTTACCCCACAGATACAGACAGCGACCCCTGGGGGGGCACGGGGCTGAACCTCCTGGGCGGAACCCCTGGAAACGACACAGCAGACACCATCGAGAACACCTACATTGCAAGCTACTATGCCCTTGCATCAGGGACAGCTGCCAGGGAGAACCTGGAGAACATGGTCAGGTACATCCAGTACCTCATGGGTGAGACCACCTTCAACCCCGTGGAGAATGGCCAGGGCCCTGTCATGGCATCCCCTGACTGGGGACTCTACCACCCTGACCGTGGTGTTATGAGCGTCTCGGCAACCAGGGAACAGATAAGGGCCTGGATAGAGGGCAACCCCGGGTTCATCCCACCCTATGACAGCCTGAGGTGGATAGATCAGAACTTCTCATCATGGGCAGAAAACCAGCGGGCAGATCTCTACAGGAACTTCGAGAACTGGTACAGTGCAAACAAGAACATAACAGGACCCTTCATTGTTGTTGTAAGTTACGGTCCATCAGCTACAGTGGACGCACTGATCAGGGAGGCCGAGAGGCAGGGAAGGGCCGCCTTCAACCTCTACCAGGGCGCCACCAGCCCTGCGGTGAGTTCACTCCTCGAGGAGCTCACACTGGGTGTCAACGGTAAGGGGCCCCTGAACCGCAACATAAGCGCCGTCATATCCCTCTACTCATGGTCCCTCAACTACGCAAACCTGCCATCCGGCGGGGCCCTCAGCGAACTTGAGAGGATCAACCTGCCCGTACTGAAGGCTGTGCAGCTATACAGCAACTCAAGCCTGACAAACCCCATGGGTGCACAGTACGAGTGGACCTGGCAGGTCACAATACCTGGATTTGAGGGCGTTTTCTCACCCGTGGTTGTATCATACACCGATTCATCACAGAATGAAGTCGTGGTTCAGTCAGGGGTCCAGAAGATGGTCAAACTGGCTGATGCCTGGGCCAGGCTCAGGGAACTTGAAAATTCAGAGAAGAAGATTGCGGTGATACTCTACAGCTACCCCCCTGGTAAGGATGGATTCACGGCATCATACCTTGACGTCTTCAGGAGCCTCCATGAACTCCTTGTGAAGCTCAATGAGAGCGGCTACAGGGTTGAGAGGATACCATCACCTGAGGAGCTCTACACCATCGTCTCAGAGTTCGGTAATAAGGGCACCTGGGCCCAGCCACTTCTTGAGAGGTATGTGTCAGAGCACAGGAGGGAGCTGGAAGCCAGAGGTCAGCTGCTCGACATCCAGAGGTACCTTGAATGGTTCAACGCCCTCCCTGAGAAGCTGCGCTCAGAGGTCATATCAAGGTGGGGCCAGCCCCCAGGCAACATAATGACGGTTAACGGGTCCATCGTCATCCCTGGTCTGATGCTGGGGAACATCTTCATAACTGTCCAGCCGGCCCGTGGCTGGGATGAGGTCACAGACTACCATAACCCATATCTGCCACCCCACCACCAGTACCTGGCCTTCTACCGCTGGATCGATGAGGTCCTAGGCGCCGATGCCATGGTCCACCTGGGGACCCATGGAACCCTCGAGTTCCTCCCGGGAAGGATGATCGGCCTCATGGAGGATGACTGGCCCTTCCAGCTCACCAGTCTGCCCAACATATACCCATACATAGTCTCAAACCCTGGTGAGGGAATGGTGGCAAAGGACCGCAGCGGTGCACTCATCATAGACCACATGACACCTGCAATGGTCCAGAGTGGCCTCTACGGTGCACTCATTGAGATCCACGACCTCATCCACCAGTACGAGAACGCCCTTAAGGTCGGTAACAACCAGATACTCCCTGCACTGGAATCCCGGATAAAGACTGAGGCCTCAGAGATGGGCTTCAACATGACCGGTAACTTCACAGAGGCCCTCGAGAGACTCCACCTCAGTCTACATGAGATAGAGTCAGACATAATACCCCTGGGACTCCACAGCCTCGGCAGGGTCCTTGAGGGTGACGAGCTCCTGGAGGAGGTTCTCACCATAGCATCATCAAGGTCAGATCTCCTCGAGAATATCAGGAAACAGCTCTATCCGGGTCTGCCAGCCTACACTGAGATGCTGAAGGACCCACTGCGCTACAGTGACGAGATAGCCTCAGTGAAGAACCTTGCACGTCTATGGATAGGCAGCATCATAAACGGTACTGTGCCCTCCGGGATAAATGCCACGGACCTTGAGTTCATCAATGACACCATCATGAAGATACGTGGAAACACCGAATGGCAGAGCATCCTCGCAGCGCTCTCAGGTGGATTCATAAGACCTGGACTTGCAGGGGACCCTGCCTGGTGTGACGTACTTCCAACAGGCGCCAACTTCTACTCAACAAACCCCAGGAAGATGCCCACAAGGGCTGCATGGGAGACCGCAGTGAGGATAGTTGATTCGATGCTTGCAGAGTACTACCAGAAGCATGGCAGCTTCCCTGAACTCATCGGTATGGTTATGTGGGGCACTGAACTCCTGAGGACCGACGGGATAGCCATTGCAGAGTTCCTATACCTTCTCGGAGTTAAACCCCAGTGGAACAGTAACGGTGACGTCAACCCAGCCCCGGTCCTCATGAATGCATCAGAACTCATGATAACAGTGAACGGTACCCGGATACCAAGGCCACGTATAGACGTATTTGTAACAGCAGTCACAGGTAACCAGCTCTGGATAGACCTCATGAATAAGGCCGTTGAACTTGCAGCTTCAGCCAGTGACACCGAGAACTATGTGAAAAAACATTACAGTGAATGCGGATCCCTTGACCGTGTATTCGGTCTCAGGGGACTCGTACTCGAGGGTACTGGTGTATCTGATATGACACCTGCAACCTCAAGGTGGAACACCAGCAGTGAACTCGCAGACGTCTACCTGTCAAGGGTATCCTATGCCTGGAGGTCCACCCCAGGAGGCGTGGATATACAGCAGAACCGGGGCACGTTCCAGTACCTCCTGGGTAAGGTGAACCTGGTGACACAGAACCTGGACAGCACATGGAGGCTGATGGACACCGACGACTACTATGACTGGTTCGGTGGAATGGTCCTCGCATCAAGGCACCTGGGAGGTAACCCCGATACAGCTCTTATAGATATAAGGAACAGGAACACGGTTACAGTGAGAACGGTGGCCGAGGAGATTGAACTTGAGATCAGATCCCAGCTCCTCAACCCGAAGTACATGGATTCCCTCCTCAATTCACCCAGCGGGTGGCTTGAATATGCTTCAAGGTACAAAAATGTCTTTGGAATTGCAGTTACAACCGGCAGCGTCAGCAATGAACTCTGGGACCAGCTCGCAAGGAACCTTCTGAGTGACCGCTTCAGGGCATCCGGGGGCTATGAGGCCACTGCAACACAGTCCATGATTGCCTGGGTCCTTGAAGCCGCAAGGAGAAACATCTGGAGCGCCGACGGTTCCCTGGTGAGGGATCTTGCAAACCGTTACATTGAACTCGCAGGAGAGTACGGTGTTGTCTGCTGCCACCACACCTGCGCAAACATTGTCTTCAATAACTGGGTGGTTAAGGTCTCATCCCTCAACCAGGCATCCCTCAAGAAGTTTGCAGCTGCACTGGCTGCAGCCACAGGGAAGTCCATTGATGTCCCTGGCTCTGATGGTTCACAGCCAGGATCAGCAAATGATGGTAGTGGGGTCGGCGAGACAGGTAAACCGGATTCAGGTTCCGCAGGATCTGCAGGTAGCAGTTCATCAGGCAGTGCATCCACTTCATCATCAGATGCTGCTGGAGAGTCATCATCCAGTGAAGGGAGAGAATCAGGGAAGGCCTATGAGGTTTCAGCCTCAAATAGCAGCGGTTCAGCAGAGAGTCAGGTGCCCCTCTATGCAATTCTGGGTGTCGTGGCACTTGTACTGCTCGTAGGATTTGGTTACTTCAGGGGTAAATAA
- a CDS encoding ATP-binding protein: MPIISLNRTDVFFGRERELVRIRECLNDPGFVIVTGMRGSGKTAILRKLHGENPSRTTLIDMRCADIREVHEGIPDFRRIMALARTVEWNILIDSMPPEPSAFREAWKMSSMYSMGCAVSTTYSRHLLDLIEEGIPELAIVNIPPLRDRETENYIRMKAPKFRATAAGLDYIYRLTEGLPLFIDSFLNVLSDGVIYGPALLEENFTAKFQQIAFPWMVELSQLSPVEKRILSDLCDAPIPEGAVGDEEIEGLELRGLVELRGGEWHLTSKLLLRVLTELRKQVGCL; the protein is encoded by the coding sequence ATGCCCATAATCTCCCTGAACAGGACTGATGTGTTTTTTGGAAGGGAAAGGGAACTTGTAAGGATCAGGGAATGCCTCAATGACCCTGGATTCGTGATTGTAACAGGTATGAGGGGCTCCGGAAAAACAGCTATTCTTAGGAAACTCCATGGGGAGAACCCCAGCAGGACAACTCTAATCGATATGAGGTGCGCCGATATAAGGGAGGTCCATGAGGGGATACCAGACTTCAGGAGGATAATGGCGCTGGCCAGGACTGTTGAGTGGAACATCCTCATAGATTCAATGCCACCTGAACCATCAGCCTTCAGGGAGGCCTGGAAGATGAGCAGTATGTACTCAATGGGATGCGCGGTCTCCACCACCTACAGCAGACACTTACTGGATTTGATTGAAGAGGGAATACCTGAACTGGCCATCGTCAACATACCACCCCTTAGGGATAGGGAAACAGAGAACTACATCCGCATGAAGGCACCCAAATTCAGGGCCACAGCTGCAGGTCTGGATTACATCTACAGACTCACAGAGGGGCTTCCCCTCTTCATTGACAGCTTCCTGAACGTCCTCTCAGATGGGGTCATCTATGGGCCGGCGCTGCTGGAGGAGAACTTCACTGCCAAGTTTCAGCAGATCGCATTTCCCTGGATGGTGGAGCTATCACAGCTCAGTCCCGTGGAGAAGAGAATCCTCTCTGATCTCTGTGACGCCCCCATACCAGAGGGGGCTGTTGGTGATGAGGAAATTGAGGGGCTTGAGCTCCGGGGCCTCGTGGAGCTGAGGGGAGGGGAGTGGCACCTCACCAGCAAACTTCTGCTGCGTGTTCTGACTGAACTCAGGAAACAGGTGGGCTGCCTTTAG